The Lutra lutra chromosome 16, mLutLut1.2, whole genome shotgun sequence genome segment GCCGAGGGAAGGCGCGGGGACTGGTACATGGCGCCTCGGGTCTATGTGCTAAGACGCTCTTTCCACATTTCTCAAACGCAGCGGTGAAGTCGCTGAACTGAATCGAAATCCTGGGCAGGGAAACTAGGCTGGACAAGAGCCCCTGAGTCATAGGTCTGGGGATCCAGAAATCCCGGGCCCTCCTGCCACGTTGTACTCGGGTCTTCAGAGACTCGAAGGAGGGGACTAGAGGAAAACGCTCAGGCTCGGGTCGGTCCCCTACTTACTGAGACCTCTGGGCTTAGGTTCCGCGAGCGCCGCCGCGGAGGCTCACCAGGATGCGACCCGGAAATACTAGTTCAGCAGCTCCGTGTCCGAGCTACGGAACGGCAGAAAGGCCAAAGTGTCTGCTCTGTTCGGGATCTCGCGAGACTTTGTATGGCGTTGGGCGAGTCCTGCCGAAGGGGCGGGGTCGGACTCGGGGGTTGGGTAGGCGGGTGATGCCTTATTTCCAGATTCCAGGCGCAGGGGGTCTGGACCGTGGAGGGCTAGGCGGTCCTGAAAGGGTTTTGTGGATGCTCTTCAGACATTAAGAGAAGAGAATGGCTTCGGCCAGGTTACCCAGGAGACAGCGGTAAAGGCAGAACTAACACCTGGCTTTCCTGTCAATAAATTACAGagatgggggacgcctgggtggctcagttggttggacgactgccttcggctcaggtcatgatcccggggtcctgggatcaagtcccacatcgggcttccagctccatggggagtctgcttctccctctgaccttctcctcactcatgctctctctcactgtctctctctcaaataaataaataaaatctttaaaaaaaaataaattacagagatGGGAGTCACAGGGTGGCACTGAAGTCAGGACTCAGAGTCCCCGCAGCTCTCCTGGCGCCCTCCCAGTCTGAGGATCCTCCTGTGGAAGGACTACTCTGTCCGagtccccatttcacagctggGGAAATTGAAGCCCTCTGTGTTCCAGGAACATTATAAGGAAGGTCTTGTGGCTCCGGAGCTCTCCACACCACCCAGAAacagtttgagagagagaggaggagagctcTGCCTGGCAGCTCAGTAGGGTTGCCAGAGGATGGTCTCCAGACgggagaaaaggggaggagggagggagacctgGTGGCAAGGGTTTACTGTGAAGCTAATGGGGCCCGAAAGGTTGGAACCTGTAGTCTGCACGGGGAGAGGAAGCTAGGATGCCATCAGGAGGTATTTCAGATAAAGTGTCCACAAAGATCTCAAAAGGGAGGGAAACCAATTTCCAAGATTCCAGTAATGTGCTATCATTTATTTTCCCAAACTAAACAATGCTTGTTTTCATAATTATGTGggttaattttgtatttttttttaaagattttatttatttagggctcctgggtggctcagttgttaagcgtatgccttcagctggagtcatgatcccagtgtcctgggatccagcacagcattgagctccctgcacagcaagaagcctgcttttccctctcccactctccctacttgtattccctctcttgctgtctctctgtcaaataagtgaataaaatctttaaaaaaagaaagtaaaaatgattttttaaaaaaagattttatttatttatttgagagaggcagacagagagccaGCAAaagcaagggggaagggcagagggaatgggagaagcaaggtccccactgagcagggaaccagacatggggttctatcccagaaccccaggatcatgacttgagctgaaggcagatgcttaatcgactgagccacccagacaccttaAAAAGGTGtcccaaggggtgcctggctggctcagtccgtagagcatgcaacacttgatctcacggttgtaagttcaagccccacatcaggtatagagtacttaaaaataaaatcttaatgtgttgtgatgagcactgggcattatatgcaaataatgaatcgttgaacactacatcaaaaactaataatgaaaaagaaacaaaagtaaacaactaatgaggtactatatgttggctaactgaatataataaaaaaataaaatcttaaaaagtaaataaaataaagaggtgTCCCAAAGGTGTATAAGCCTTTGGCCCCACAGAGCGTGGATCTGCCCCTGGAGTCAAGGATTGGAAGAGTCACAAAAGCACTGAGCCCAGACTTCTAGCAGGAGACACCttagattggattttttttttttttagattttatttatttatttgacagaaagcataagcagggggagcagaaggcagagggagagggagaagcaggctccccgagagcagggagcctaatgggggctcgatcccagaatcctgggatcatgacttgagttgaaggcagacgcttaacccactgagccacccaggcacccccttaggttggatttttaaaaagagaacccaggggcgcctgggtggctcagtgggttaaagcccctgccttcagctcaggtcatggtctcggggtcctgggatcaacccctgagttgggctctctgctcggcagggagcctgcttcccttcctctctctctgcctgcctccctgcctacttgtgatctctgtcaaataaataaataaaatatttttttaagttaaaaaaaataaaaagagaacccaaaataaagaatcaaacTGCAGACTCTCAGGGAGTACCTTGAAACATCGGAGCACACTCCCACGCAGAATCACTGCTGGAAGAGATCATCAAGAAAACATGGCTGCCAGTTGACTCTCAAGCTGGATGTAGGCAATTATAAGTTCCTTGACCCCTCCTCTGTCAGAATATCCCCACAGCAGGAGCCTTGAGAGAGCAatgttgttgagaccatctggacatTGCATGTGACTGAACCTATGGAAGGCTTCCATATAAGCTTTTAAGATTCTGGTGGACAAGTGCAGAGATCCGCTTATCTTGCAGCTGCCCAGGACGAGTCTCCTATGTCAGTCGGCTTGCTTATTAAACCCACCACCTACCACTCTGGAATCGTCTGCTTCTTTCTTCCATCCTCTCTTGCCCTCTGTGTACAAGGACCAGTTTCAGGTTTCATCCAGGGAGTGGCCCAGAGTGTGAACCAAGAGTcatttttattcagtaaatatgaatttagtgtctcCCATGTTCAGGGATGGTTCTAGGTACAAGGGATCAACCAGTGAGCAAAACAAAAGGGCTGCCCTAGAGCTTAGATTCCTGCGTGTTTTGGGATATGGTGGTgaaagttataaataaatgtgtaacaATAAAGTCAGCCAGTCAGTAAGTAAATCTAGTAACATCTAGTGATGATAAGTGCTacgaaggaaaataaaacaaagtaagggGACtacagtggagggaagggaatgcTATTTTAGATAAGGTTGTCCAGGGAAACAGCAAAGAcctaaaggaagagaagaattaGGGAAAGTGAACCAGACAGAGAAACAGCCAGTTCAAAGGTTCTGGGGCAGAAAGCCAGCAGGACTGAATCAGATGATGGGAAATGATGAGAAGTAAGgtcagggggtacctgggtggctcagtgggttaaaacctctgccttcggctccggtcatgatctcagggtcctgggattgagccccgcattgggctctctgctcagcagggagcctgcttccccccacctgcctctctgcctacttgtgatctctgtcaaataaataagtaaaatctttaaaaaaaaaaaaaaaaaaaagaacagcttggGGGACAGGAGCTGGGCTCTGAGAGCAGGTCCTATGTCCCAGAGATTCATGCCACATGGTCCTTTCCCCTTCTGTGGCATTTCTGGATCCTGAAGGGACAGCGGAACCATCTGGGCCGGCGAGGCAGGGAGATAGGTAGGGATGAGCCGGCTGAGGTCCCCTGTCCCAGGAGCAGAAGCAGCCCAACGGCCCAGCAAGACCACTCCCTGGAAGTCGCAGCAGGCCAAGATGGGGTGACTCCTTCCGGCCCCCCTCAGGTTCCACACAAAACCCCAGCAGTTTCCTCTCTATTCCAGCTTTCCAAGTTCTCTGCAGCCAGGTCCCTGCCCTCTCCAAATGGTCatttccctccccatctcctaGTCCCTTCCCTGGTCCCATCTGCTGGgcacccctgcccttcctctgcctgcaggaAGGATAGCCCATCAGGCACCAACTTGGCTGGAGCTTCAGCTGAACCTCCTGGTGAGTGGCAGCCTCTGGGCTGGTGGGCATCCGTCCAGCTGAGTTTTGTCAAGGGCCTGGGCAGGAGGAGGACGAATGGAGCTGTGTCCTTTTGACTCACTtagctttgtttcttctttacaTATCTAGCTTCTATATAGGAACACAATTACATAGTAACACCACTAGTAGTAGAAATAATATCAGGGCCTGCTATTAAGACCTCCGTCCCAGGGGCGttcaggtggctcagttggcacCTGCGTTAGGCTGGGGTAGtggagccctgggatggagcccagtgttgggctccctacttgtggggtagcctgtttctccctctccctctgctgctctccctgcttgtgcgcacgctcgctctctctctgacaaataaataaataaaacctttaaaaaaaaggattttatttatttgatacagagagagagagagcgagagagcacaagcagggggagcagcagagggagaagcaggctccctgctggatgcagggcttcgtcccaggaccttgggatcatgacctgagccgaaggcagactcttgactgagccactcaggcgttcccaataaataaaccttaaaacaacatcaacaaatcTCCATCCCAACACTTTCAGACAGTACCTCAATTAATCCCCCATACACTCCATGACATAGGtcttatacccattttacaggtaagagaACAGTCGGAGAAAGGTTAAGGCCCTTGCCTGATTTCCCATGACTAGTGGGCGGGGGGGCAAGTCACAACCTGGCTCTCGCCCTTCCCCGGTCCACCTAACACCTGCTGCAGACACCCCGTGGGAATCCAGGGACCACTCGCCGCCCGGCCCTTCGAGGGCTagcctcttcctctttctgggcctcggtttccgcACAGCTATAACCCGGGCTAACCACGATCTTTCCAGATCGCCCACCCGAGGTACGCGCCACTTGTCCCACCGGAGCAGTGCAGCCGGCAGCCTGGCGCCGTCCCGCAGAACCGCGCATCCCTGGGGCACAAAGGAGAGAGCGGCAGACAGCGGCGGACCAAGCCTTTAttgcggggcggcggcggcgggaggagcGCGGAGCGCGGGGCCGCCTGGGGCAGCATCGGTCGGCTCCTCCGCGGGCTCGTCGGCGAACACCGCGCGGTGCATGGCGGCGACGTAGCTGCAGCCGCTGGGGTCGGCCAGGCGCAGGTGCGCCAGGGGCAGGAAGCTCTCGGTGCTGAAGTAGCGCAGCGCGGGCCGCGGGGCGCGCAGCGCGGCGAGGAAGACCTGCGGCGGCGGGAGGAGGCGCGCTGGCGGGAGCTGggtccccccccacacacacacaccgccgCCGCGCGCCGTCCCTGCTCCCGGGACCGCGCCCGACCCCTACCTCGGTCACCTCCTCCGGGTCCTGCGCCGCCTCGCGGAAGATCCGCTCCAGATGGCGCTGGTAGCGGGAGAAGAGGTGGCGGGTCTCGGCGTCCGCGCCGTCCAGCACCCCGCCCGCGACGCCCTCCAGCTTCTCCAGGAAGGCGGTGCGCACCGGGCCGCACTCGATGAGGCTCACGCTGCGGGCCCAAAGCGGCGAGTGGGAGGGGGGCGCAGCCAGAGGGCCGGACCCCAGCCCTGACGCCCGGCAGGGCAGGACCGGCGAGATGCGGGTCTATGCCCGGGCGCCGGCTCCGCCGAGGTAACCAGAGCCTTTGAAAAGCGGCTTACAGCCCGAAAagcacccctgcctccccccctcccaCAGCCATTTAGGGGGCGTGAGGGAGATTTGCATCGGAATTCCAACCTGGCAAGCTcccttactgtgtgaccttgagccagtcaCCTAACCTCTTCGGCTTCCCAGCTGGATGGCAACAGAGGCGCGGTAAGGAATGGCAAGTGCCCTGGCACACGACAATTGTGACCCgaagtggggaggggccagggagAACGCCTGAGAGAGGCTCCAACAGGACAGGGGGCTGGAGTTCCCAAAGTCAGGGGACAGGGGTCCCCGGGGCGGGGCGCTGACTCACTGGACCCCGAAGGGAGGCAGGAGAACCGCCAGACTCTCGCACAGACCTTCGATCGCGAACTTGCTGGCGCAGTAAACCGCGTTGAACGGCAGCCCTTCGAGGGGAGAAGAGGCTTCGGAGGCGCGTCTGGGAGGGTCGCCACCGGGGAGCCCCAGGCAGCCGGAGGCACTGCCACCAGACCCCGCCCCTCCCGCTGGCCCCGCCCCATCCACGCACCCATCAAGCCGCCCATGCTCCCGGTCACCAGGACGCGTCCCGAGCGGCGGCGCTTCATGTCGGGCAGGAAGGCCTGCAGTGTCCGCACGGTCCCGGCCACGTTCACGTCCAGCACGGACCCCACTGCGCCAGCCGTATGCACCTCCAGAGGCCCGAGCAGACCCCGCCCCGCATTACACACTGAGGGGAGAGAAGTCggaccctgcctgcctctctgtcctccGACCCAGCAGGTCCCTGGGCCTCAGGACATTTTGGTTTGGACACAGTGCCGGGGAGGCTTCTGCACGCGTGTTGCGGGGAGGCTCACCCAGCACGTCCACGCGGCCCTCGGTCACGCGTGCCCGGGCAGCGGCCACAGAATCCGCGTCCCTCACGTCCAGCTGCAACGTCTCCAGGGAGCCAGGAGGGCACCCTCGGGACCGGGCTGCCTCCCACAGCGGGCCCTGCGCCCTCAGGTCCCGCAGCGTGGCATACACTGGAGGTTCGGAAGAAGACGAGGATCTGAATTCCCTGCTTACCGCTACGTGGTCCCCTTGGACCCAGGGctgctcctttctctccatcccagCCTCTCAACTACCTTTGAAGCTCCGGGAGGGGTCGGACGCCAAACGCAGGGCCAGGTGCAGGCCGATGCCGGAGGAACAGCCGGTGATGAGCACCACGGTGCGGTCCATGGGGAGACAGTGGGGAGAGGTCCGGGACTGCACCGCTCAAGACTCAGGTCTCTGAGCTCTTTAATCTAACCtgctccgccccgcccccgccctcggGGTCCCCACCCCTTGTTGTGTCTCCAACCTAATCTCAAGGCTGAGCCCTCCTTCGGGTGTGGGGCCTGCTCTCCTTGTCCTGCTCCCGGTCAAGGTGGAGATGACGCCCCTGCTGGGAATACCCGTTCTTGGGTGGCTGGTCAGAGGCAAGGCAAAGCTTTGACTAGGAGATGTGGGCGCTGAGTGCCCTGGGCACATCTTCCCCTGGGTGTGCCTCTGTCCCATAGAGACAATTACGGGTTCCAAAGTTGGCTGAGGGGGGTGTGAAAGTAAACGTCTTGGGAGGGCATTACGGGTTCCAAGGTCGGGTGTTAGTATCAGAAATGGGGAGGCTGAAgcaaggaggcagggagaaagtGCCTCACGCCAATGTCCATCCTATAGCCCAAGTCCTCCCAGGCATCATGGTAGTGACATTCTGAGAAGCCCAGGGGACTCACCGGTTTATTAAGTTGTATTAAAAGAGTACTTTGATCCCAActttggagaggaggaggagggcagctcaccacctccacccccaacTTCCCATTCCTGATCCTCTGGCAGGTCTTGAGTTCTTTTGCCGGGGCCTGGGGACCTGCTCATCTAGCTCCAGGCCCTGGGAGCCTGCCCAGGTCTGGAATTCAGGAAAGACCACCACCCAAGGGTGGCTCATCTGTCAC includes the following:
- the HSD17B1 gene encoding 17-beta-hydroxysteroid dehydrogenase type 1 isoform X2, with protein sequence MDRTVVLITGCSSGIGLHLALRLASDPSRSFKVYATLRDLRAQGPLWEAARSRGCPPGSLETLQLDVRDADSVAAARARVTEGRVDVLVCNAGRGLLGPLEVHTAGAVGSVLDVNVAGTVRTLQAFLPDMKRRRSGRVLVTGSMGGLMGLPFNAVYCASKFAIEGLCESLAVLLPPFGVHVSLIECGPVRTAFLEKLEGVAGGVLDGADAETRHLFSRYQRHLERIFREAAQDPEEVFLAALRAPRPALRYFSTESFLPLAHLRLADPSGCSYVAAMHRAVFADEPAEEPTDAAPGGPALRAPPAAAAPQ
- the HSD17B1 gene encoding 17-beta-hydroxysteroid dehydrogenase type 1 isoform X1, whose protein sequence is MDRTVVLITGCSSGIGLHLALRLASDPSRSFKVYATLRDLRAQGPLWEAARSRGCPPGSLETLQLDVRDADSVAAARARVTEGRVDVLVCNAGRGLLGPLEVHTAGAVGSVLDVNVAGTVRTLQAFLPDMKRRRSGRVLVTGSMGGLMGLPFNAVYCASKFAIEGLCESLAVLLPPFGVHVSLIECGPVRTAFLEKLEGVAGGVLDGADAETRHLFSRYQRHLERIFREAAQDPEEVTEVFLAALRAPRPALRYFSTESFLPLAHLRLADPSGCSYVAAMHRAVFADEPAEEPTDAAPGGPALRAPPAAAAPQ